Proteins found in one Rhizobium sp. BT04 genomic segment:
- a CDS encoding AraC family transcriptional regulator → MQKSAVEDVNEFRYLCGLFFADDLVYQRKIPLIVKQSAFTGTDPDQLSEILSTAQSRISVAALDNNPVAFRCNFLSAGAVSVAECSYEGTIAAKREAQGEKLTIFLPTQGNAIFSYPKKSIESAPGFATLLEGEPTTRSLLVGPRHHLALFIDQAKIIGSLTHMLERTIRGKIDIHPYVDLTSNAGLTLQHLVKQLYRGLGDDGVLRQSPLALASLCDAVTFLILENCEHRYSDQLARDALAPAPRHVKRAIDFMHEHVSSTISLSDIAIAANVSIRTLQQGFRQFRNTTPMAHLLELRLVAAHDELSDPRSTSTVSRVAAKWGFTHLGRFAAEYRKRFGHLPSQASKA, encoded by the coding sequence GTGCAGAAATCGGCGGTGGAGGATGTCAACGAATTCCGGTATCTTTGCGGATTATTTTTTGCCGATGATTTGGTGTATCAAAGGAAAATCCCGTTGATTGTGAAGCAAAGCGCATTTACAGGCACCGATCCGGATCAACTCTCAGAGATTTTGTCGACCGCACAATCACGGATCAGCGTTGCCGCATTGGACAACAACCCTGTCGCATTCCGCTGCAACTTTCTCTCTGCCGGAGCTGTCAGCGTTGCCGAGTGCTCATATGAAGGGACGATCGCTGCCAAGCGGGAGGCGCAAGGCGAAAAGCTGACTATCTTTCTGCCAACGCAGGGAAATGCGATTTTCAGTTACCCTAAGAAGTCAATAGAGTCCGCTCCGGGGTTCGCAACACTGCTTGAGGGTGAACCCACCACCCGTAGCCTCTTAGTCGGGCCGCGTCACCATCTGGCTTTATTCATCGATCAGGCAAAGATAATTGGAAGCCTCACCCATATGCTCGAAAGGACGATTAGGGGCAAGATCGATATTCATCCCTATGTCGATCTTACCTCGAATGCCGGCCTTACTTTGCAGCATTTGGTAAAGCAGCTTTATCGGGGCCTTGGCGATGATGGTGTGCTCAGGCAATCGCCTCTGGCTCTGGCCTCACTCTGTGACGCCGTGACCTTTCTCATTCTCGAGAACTGCGAACATCGCTATTCGGACCAACTGGCGCGAGACGCGCTGGCACCGGCTCCACGTCACGTAAAGCGCGCCATCGACTTCATGCACGAACATGTTTCCTCCACTATATCGCTCAGCGATATCGCGATTGCGGCGAATGTCAGCATTCGAACTTTGCAGCAGGGCTTTAGACAGTTCCGTAATACGACACCCATGGCCCATCTACTTGAATTGCGCCTGGTCGCCGCCCATGACGAACTGAGTGATCCCCGTTCGACTAGCACCGTGTCGCGCGTTGCTGCAAAGTGGGGGTTTACCCATCTTGGACGCTTTGCGGCCGAATACAGAAAACGGTTCGGCCACCTGCCATCACAGGCATCAAAGGCCTGA